In the Catenulispora sp. MAP5-51 genome, one interval contains:
- a CDS encoding YciI family protein: MKYMLLIHLNPKANAELTEEQQAAVGAAHEKLIGLTNESGEFVTMQPLAEPAQTTVVRVRDGKTVPSDGPLVEAEEFFGGYYVFDVAGKERAVELAAMIPDAQWSAVEVRPFLELPEG; this comes from the coding sequence ATGAAGTACATGCTGCTGATCCACCTGAACCCGAAGGCCAACGCGGAGCTGACCGAGGAGCAGCAGGCCGCCGTGGGGGCCGCCCACGAGAAGCTGATCGGCCTCACCAACGAGTCCGGCGAGTTCGTCACCATGCAGCCGCTGGCCGAGCCGGCCCAGACCACCGTGGTGCGGGTGCGCGACGGCAAGACCGTTCCCTCCGACGGCCCGCTGGTCGAGGCCGAGGAGTTCTTCGGCGGCTACTACGTCTTCGACGTGGCGGGCAAGGAGCGGGCCGTCGAGCTCGCGGCCATGATCCCGGACGCGCAGTGGTCCGCCGTCGAGGTCCGGCCGTTCCTGGAGCTGCCCGAGGGCTGA
- a CDS encoding peptidase S8, translating to MNPNTSSRPGPAARRGLRVATVVAAASTLVAALTATATATATAGVASAAGHGKTAGNVKNACGPALPGQARCFAEVRTDVHGGTGVRGAAAAAAAAAHGEKAAATTLPAGFGPADLQSAYKLPTTGGANQTVAIVDAGDDPTAEADLAVYRSTYGLSACTTANGCFHKVNEHGAATPLPADQGWGVEEALDLDMVSAACPQCKILLVEGDSASFDDLGASVDEAVALGATEVSNSYGGTEANGVNAYAADYTHPGVAVVASSGDSGYGIPSVPAAYTSVVAVGGTSLTKAANTTRGWTETAWEGAGSGCSAWVDKPAWQTDANCPGRMVADVSADADPNTGPAIYVTDTPDLEGLPSGWSIVGGTSASSPFIAGVIGLAGNPQKFPNASAFYTTTGHSALNDVVGGTNGVFQDCGGDYQCNAVTGYDGPTGWGTPNGLAGF from the coding sequence ATGAACCCGAACACCTCCAGCCGGCCGGGCCCGGCCGCGCGGCGCGGGCTGCGCGTGGCGACGGTCGTCGCCGCGGCCTCGACCCTGGTGGCCGCGCTGACGGCCACGGCCACGGCCACGGCCACCGCGGGCGTCGCCTCGGCCGCCGGCCACGGCAAGACCGCGGGCAACGTCAAGAACGCCTGCGGCCCGGCCCTCCCCGGCCAGGCCCGCTGCTTCGCCGAGGTGCGCACCGACGTCCACGGCGGCACCGGCGTCCGGGGCGCGGCGGCCGCCGCAGCCGCCGCGGCGCACGGCGAGAAGGCAGCCGCGACCACCCTGCCGGCCGGCTTCGGCCCGGCGGACCTGCAATCGGCCTACAAGCTGCCGACCACCGGCGGTGCCAACCAGACCGTCGCGATCGTCGACGCCGGCGACGACCCGACGGCCGAGGCGGACCTTGCGGTCTACCGTTCCACCTACGGCCTGTCGGCCTGTACGACCGCGAACGGCTGCTTCCACAAGGTGAACGAGCACGGCGCGGCCACCCCGCTGCCGGCCGACCAGGGCTGGGGCGTGGAGGAAGCCCTCGACCTGGACATGGTCTCCGCGGCCTGCCCGCAGTGCAAGATCCTGCTCGTCGAGGGCGACTCAGCCTCCTTCGACGACCTGGGCGCCTCGGTCGACGAGGCCGTTGCCCTCGGTGCCACCGAGGTCTCCAACAGCTACGGAGGCACGGAGGCCAACGGCGTCAACGCCTACGCAGCGGACTACACGCACCCCGGCGTCGCGGTCGTCGCCTCCTCCGGCGACAGCGGCTACGGCATCCCGAGCGTCCCGGCCGCGTACACCAGCGTGGTCGCGGTCGGCGGCACGTCGCTGACCAAGGCCGCGAACACCACCCGGGGCTGGACCGAGACGGCCTGGGAAGGCGCCGGATCCGGCTGCTCGGCGTGGGTCGACAAGCCGGCGTGGCAGACCGACGCCAACTGCCCCGGACGCATGGTCGCCGACGTCTCCGCCGACGCCGACCCCAACACCGGCCCGGCGATCTACGTCACCGACACCCCCGACCTGGAGGGCCTGCCCTCCGGCTGGAGCATCGTCGGCGGCACCAGCGCCTCCTCGCCGTTCATCGCCGGCGTGATCGGCCTGGCCGGGAACCCGCAGAAGTTCCCGAACGCCTCGGCCTTCTACACCACCACCGGCCACAGCGCCCTGAACGACGTGGTCGGCGGCACCAACGGCGTCTTCCAGGACTGCGGCGGCGACTACCAGTGCAACGCGGTCACCGGCTACGACGGCCCCACGGGCTGGGGGACGCCGAACGGCCTGGCAGGATTCTGA
- a CDS encoding DUF742 domain-containing protein, with the protein MSTGSPPPRTSWLGSDPAQPPPQSPPSPPPRPRHAAADPGPPVAPVPRRGEAANPEPVAAPPAARRNTLERVYVITGGRSAPAADLDLVTLIVAADAAPPGLAPEQATIMRLCRRPLSVAEVSAHVRLPFSATAILVADLLTAGLLVQRRPIRAAGVDPELLQKVINGLRRL; encoded by the coding sequence GTGAGCACCGGATCGCCGCCGCCGCGGACGTCGTGGCTGGGTTCCGACCCGGCGCAGCCGCCGCCGCAATCGCCGCCGTCACCACCGCCCCGGCCCCGGCATGCCGCCGCCGACCCGGGTCCGCCGGTCGCGCCCGTTCCCCGCCGGGGCGAGGCCGCGAACCCCGAACCCGTAGCGGCCCCGCCAGCCGCACGGCGCAACACGCTGGAGCGCGTCTACGTCATCACCGGCGGACGCTCCGCCCCGGCCGCCGACCTGGACCTGGTCACGCTGATCGTGGCGGCCGACGCCGCACCTCCCGGGCTGGCGCCGGAGCAGGCCACGATCATGCGGCTGTGCCGCCGTCCGCTGTCGGTCGCGGAGGTGTCGGCCCATGTGCGGCTGCCGTTCAGCGCGACCGCGATCCTCGTCGCGGACCTGCTGACGGCCGGTCTGCTCGTCCAGCGCCGGCCGATCCGGGCCGCCGGCGTCGATCCCGAGTTGCTCCAGAAGGTGATCAATGGTCTCCGGCGCCTCTGA
- a CDS encoding NAD(P)/FAD-dependent oxidoreductase: MGTEPAKQPVRAAVIGAGILGASVGWNLARRGAEVVLVDAGQPGAGVTDWTFSWVNASNKTVRRSYFDLNVAGIAEYRRLAEAVGPESWWYPGGHLRWTDDPGSEAKWLEIADLLAGWDYRVEVMTGDEARRLEPALTMPARTPVLFYPDEAWVHGRRLVERLVRGCVDAGAECRFGTAVMAIRTDGDSGVRAVVLSDGSSLDVDVVVNAAGPDAARVAGFVGRDLPMRHEPGAVTRIACDRVPIRRVMHAPHIEIRPDGDTAMVLHSREIDALIDTVEDPAELGRLLHESVRRVLPGLEDSGIVQTRVSNRPIPADGFPSVGAVPSVPGYYEAVSHSGITLGPVLGRLLAAEILDGTPDGMLADFRPERFGAR; encoded by the coding sequence ATGGGCACCGAGCCGGCCAAGCAGCCTGTGCGCGCCGCCGTCATCGGGGCGGGCATCCTCGGGGCGAGCGTGGGCTGGAACCTCGCCCGGCGCGGCGCCGAGGTCGTCCTCGTCGACGCCGGACAGCCCGGCGCGGGCGTCACCGACTGGACCTTCTCGTGGGTCAACGCCAGCAACAAGACCGTGCGCCGGTCCTACTTCGATCTGAACGTCGCGGGCATCGCGGAGTACCGCCGGCTCGCCGAGGCCGTCGGGCCGGAGTCGTGGTGGTATCCCGGCGGTCACCTGCGCTGGACCGACGATCCCGGGTCGGAGGCGAAGTGGCTGGAGATCGCGGATCTGCTGGCCGGCTGGGACTACCGGGTCGAGGTCATGACCGGCGATGAGGCACGCCGCCTGGAACCGGCTCTCACCATGCCCGCCCGGACGCCCGTCCTGTTCTATCCGGACGAGGCCTGGGTCCACGGCCGCCGTCTCGTTGAGCGCCTGGTCCGCGGATGCGTCGATGCGGGCGCCGAGTGCCGGTTCGGTACAGCCGTGATGGCCATCCGCACCGATGGCGATTCAGGCGTCCGGGCCGTCGTTCTGTCCGACGGGAGCAGCCTCGACGTCGATGTCGTCGTGAACGCGGCCGGCCCCGATGCTGCCCGCGTCGCCGGGTTCGTCGGGCGGGACCTGCCGATGCGCCACGAGCCCGGCGCCGTCACCCGGATCGCCTGCGACCGGGTCCCGATCCGGCGCGTCATGCACGCGCCGCACATCGAGATCCGTCCCGACGGAGACACCGCGATGGTCTTGCACAGCCGCGAGATCGACGCGCTGATCGACACCGTCGAGGATCCGGCGGAGCTCGGACGGCTGCTGCACGAATCGGTGCGCCGCGTCCTGCCGGGGCTCGAGGACTCCGGCATCGTGCAGACGCGGGTCTCCAACCGGCCCATTCCGGCCGACGGCTTCCCCTCGGTGGGAGCCGTACCGTCCGTCCCCGGCTACTACGAGGCCGTCTCCCACAGCGGCATCACGCTCGGACCGGTGCTCGGCAGGCTGCTCGCCGCGGAGATCCTCGACGGGACGCCGGACGGGATGCTCGCGGACTTCCGCCCGGAGCGTTTCGGAGCTCGGTGA
- a CDS encoding FAD-binding oxidoreductase → MDSAVEPGAVEALRATVTGEVLVPGDDGYDARSGIFAHTGHPAVIVRAETNEDVAKGIAFAVEHGLEISTRSGGHSNAGFSTNVGGLVLDLSPLDTVEVLDESERVVRLGAGAQWTNVAKALAPYGLAYTSGDTTSVGVGGLLVGGGVGWMARKYGLALDSLVSATVVTADGRILTVGAEENPDLFWAIRGGGGNFGVATSFTVIAQPVKQVFFGQIAFAPDETAAVLRGWAAYMDSAPEELTSTAMCWPTFGQEAPPLAIMVCYAGDDDAAAGLAIDPIRKLGTVVDDQVRLMDYGDVLADANELPPGWRPRVRNRFAPAVTEDMVATILTQQAKLANLYVEIRSIGGALGLVAEDATAFAHRSTQAMIMGVLLGSPEDNEPLLPTYEEFWSALAPSLSGAYSGFLSDILPSDIDAVYPHQTYRRLAELKRAYDPENIFHLNVNVVPAGAEQG, encoded by the coding sequence ATGGACAGCGCCGTGGAGCCCGGGGCCGTCGAGGCCCTGCGGGCCACCGTCACCGGTGAGGTTCTTGTGCCGGGGGACGACGGTTACGACGCCCGCTCCGGCATCTTCGCCCACACCGGACACCCGGCCGTGATCGTCCGGGCCGAGACCAACGAGGACGTGGCCAAGGGGATCGCCTTCGCGGTCGAGCACGGCCTGGAGATCTCCACCCGCAGCGGCGGCCACAGCAATGCCGGCTTCAGCACCAACGTCGGCGGCCTGGTCCTGGACCTGTCCCCGCTGGACACCGTCGAGGTGCTGGACGAGTCCGAGCGCGTGGTCCGCCTCGGTGCCGGCGCCCAGTGGACCAACGTCGCCAAGGCGCTGGCGCCCTACGGCCTGGCCTACACCTCCGGCGACACCACCAGCGTCGGCGTCGGCGGCCTGCTGGTCGGCGGCGGCGTGGGCTGGATGGCCCGCAAGTACGGCCTGGCCCTGGACAGCCTGGTGTCCGCGACCGTGGTCACCGCCGACGGCCGCATCCTGACGGTCGGCGCCGAGGAGAACCCGGACCTGTTCTGGGCCATCCGCGGCGGCGGCGGCAACTTCGGCGTGGCGACCTCCTTCACCGTCATCGCCCAGCCGGTCAAGCAGGTCTTCTTCGGCCAGATCGCCTTCGCCCCCGACGAGACCGCCGCGGTCCTGCGCGGCTGGGCGGCGTACATGGACTCCGCGCCCGAGGAGCTCACGAGCACCGCCATGTGCTGGCCGACGTTCGGCCAGGAGGCCCCGCCGCTGGCCATCATGGTCTGCTACGCCGGCGACGACGACGCGGCCGCGGGCCTGGCCATCGACCCGATCCGCAAGCTGGGCACCGTCGTGGACGACCAGGTCCGCCTGATGGACTACGGCGACGTCCTGGCCGACGCCAACGAACTCCCCCCGGGCTGGCGCCCCCGCGTCCGCAACCGCTTCGCCCCGGCCGTCACCGAGGACATGGTCGCCACGATCCTCACCCAGCAGGCCAAGCTCGCGAACCTGTACGTCGAGATCCGCAGCATCGGCGGCGCCCTGGGCCTGGTGGCCGAGGACGCGACCGCGTTCGCCCACCGCTCCACCCAGGCCATGATCATGGGCGTCCTGCTCGGCTCCCCGGAGGACAACGAGCCGCTCCTGCCCACCTACGAGGAGTTCTGGTCCGCCCTGGCCCCGTCCCTGTCCGGCGCCTACAGCGGCTTCCTGAGCGACATCCTCCCGTCGGACATCGACGCGGTGTACCCGCACCAGACCTACCGCCGCCTGGCGGAACTGAAGCGGGCGTACGACCCCGAGAACATCTTCCACCTGAACGTGAACGTCGTGCCGGCGGGAGCCGAGCAGGGCTGA
- a CDS encoding roadblock/LC7 domain-containing protein produces MIRPQMQMDWLLQGLVDGVPGARHALVLTADGMRLAHYAVEEDVADRLAAICAGLQSLSSAVAEMFPGGDQRTRMIVIEVGGGFFYVMAAGEGAFVAVVADEGVDAGLMGRQLRDLVVRIGEHLASPARRECR; encoded by the coding sequence GTGATCCGGCCGCAGATGCAGATGGACTGGCTGCTCCAGGGGCTGGTGGACGGCGTTCCGGGGGCCCGCCACGCGCTGGTGCTCACCGCGGACGGGATGCGGCTGGCGCACTACGCGGTCGAGGAGGACGTGGCCGACCGCCTGGCCGCGATCTGCGCGGGCCTGCAGAGCCTGTCGTCGGCGGTGGCGGAGATGTTCCCGGGTGGGGACCAGCGCACGCGGATGATCGTCATCGAGGTCGGCGGCGGGTTCTTCTACGTGATGGCCGCCGGCGAGGGAGCGTTCGTGGCCGTGGTGGCCGACGAGGGTGTGGACGCGGGGCTCATGGGCCGGCAGCTGCGCGATCTGGTGGTGCGGATCGGGGAGCATCTGGCGAGCCCGGCGCGCCGGGAGTGCCGGTGA
- a CDS encoding sensor histidine kinase: MVGTAMGTALALCGAMAGWGVTVLITRRRVALLRVRCTDAEAENTRWRQAHSGRAREPAEDPAARGDSEPGPAAGAGPDFAERAFANIGRRVQAIVHKQLGDVSEMQERHGGSPAVFADLMRLDHATALIGRFADSLVVLAGERPGRQWSEPVPLFSVLRGAMSRIVDYRRVELAETPNVELAGSAVEAVVHALAELLDNATRYSPPDSPVTLTARRTSGGLVIEVVDAGVGLAPQAAEHVARVLADPGGPGLDLADVAGSPRLGLAVIGRLAHTVGFQATVRPAAAGGVRAQLFLPAELVLTGATATPVVPRVPAQTGRAQAEDARASDEPGTRANGTADGRPGGLPQRRRRPPTAPPTVARAVRAPGLGSGSGLDPNTGAVANTGAGAGATDRGPFDAKSGPGQWLDAFRGDIDETDDTGTHIHTHTDTDTDDRERGAAS, translated from the coding sequence GTGGTGGGGACGGCGATGGGCACGGCGCTCGCCTTGTGCGGCGCCATGGCCGGCTGGGGTGTCACGGTACTGATCACACGGCGGCGCGTCGCGCTGCTGCGCGTGCGCTGTACGGACGCCGAGGCCGAGAACACACGCTGGCGTCAGGCGCACAGCGGCCGCGCCCGCGAGCCGGCCGAGGACCCGGCCGCGCGCGGCGACAGCGAGCCGGGGCCGGCGGCCGGCGCCGGACCGGACTTCGCCGAGCGCGCCTTCGCGAACATCGGCCGCCGGGTCCAGGCCATCGTGCACAAGCAGCTCGGAGACGTCAGCGAGATGCAGGAGCGGCACGGCGGCAGTCCGGCCGTGTTCGCCGACCTGATGCGCCTGGACCACGCGACGGCCTTGATAGGCCGGTTCGCCGACTCCCTGGTGGTGCTGGCCGGCGAGCGCCCGGGCCGCCAGTGGTCCGAGCCGGTGCCGTTGTTCAGCGTGCTGCGCGGGGCGATGTCCAGGATCGTCGACTACCGGCGGGTGGAGCTCGCCGAGACGCCGAACGTGGAGCTGGCCGGGTCGGCGGTGGAGGCGGTGGTGCACGCTCTGGCCGAACTGCTCGACAACGCGACCCGGTATTCGCCTCCTGATTCGCCGGTGACGCTCACGGCGCGCCGGACCTCCGGCGGGCTGGTGATCGAGGTCGTGGACGCCGGGGTGGGGCTGGCCCCACAGGCGGCCGAACACGTCGCCCGCGTGCTCGCCGATCCCGGTGGGCCCGGGCTGGACCTCGCCGACGTGGCAGGCTCCCCGCGGCTGGGTCTGGCGGTGATAGGGCGGCTCGCGCACACGGTCGGGTTCCAAGCCACCGTGCGGCCGGCGGCGGCCGGCGGGGTGCGGGCGCAGCTGTTCCTGCCTGCGGAACTCGTGCTCACGGGGGCCACCGCGACTCCGGTCGTGCCCCGCGTTCCGGCGCAGACCGGACGTGCGCAGGCGGAGGACGCGCGGGCGTCCGACGAGCCGGGAACGCGGGCGAACGGTACGGCCGACGGACGGCCCGGCGGGCTGCCGCAGCGGCGGAGGCGGCCGCCGACGGCGCCGCCGACCGTGGCGCGGGCGGTTCGGGCGCCGGGGCTGGGTTCGGGTTCGGGTCTGGATCCGAATACAGGCGCGGTTGCGAATACAGGTGCGGGTGCGGGTGCGACCGACCGCGGCCCCTTCGACGCGAAATCCGGGCCCGGGCAGTGGCTGGACGCCTTCCGCGGCGACATCGACGAGACCGACGACACCGGCACCCACATCCACACCCATACCGACACCGACACCGACGACCGAGAGCGAGGTGCGGCGTCGTGA
- a CDS encoding ATP/GTP-binding protein has protein sequence MVSGASDRALAADSPEPPGAADSPGAPGLPATTSVALKIAVVGPLGVGKTTFVTSVSDISPLTTEEPMSGPVPDGTPATKTTTTVAMDFGRISIDEHVVLYLFGTPGQERFWFLWDGLVEGALGAIVLVDVRRLEESFDVLERLEDRGVPFVVAANCFPEAPVYPVEELRAAMDLSGWVPVILCDARERSSCRDVLLDLSTYLLELVPNTMR, from the coding sequence ATGGTCTCCGGCGCCTCTGACCGCGCCCTCGCCGCCGACTCCCCCGAACCGCCGGGCGCCGCCGACTCCCCCGGCGCGCCCGGCCTGCCGGCGACCACCTCGGTCGCCTTGAAGATCGCGGTGGTCGGCCCGCTGGGCGTGGGCAAGACCACCTTCGTCACCTCGGTGAGCGACATCTCGCCGCTGACCACCGAGGAGCCGATGTCGGGCCCGGTGCCGGACGGCACGCCGGCGACGAAGACCACGACCACCGTCGCCATGGACTTCGGCCGCATCAGCATCGACGAGCACGTGGTCCTCTACCTGTTCGGCACGCCGGGCCAGGAGCGTTTCTGGTTCCTGTGGGACGGCCTGGTGGAAGGGGCGCTGGGCGCGATCGTGCTCGTCGACGTCCGGCGCCTGGAGGAGAGCTTCGACGTCCTGGAACGCCTGGAGGACCGCGGCGTCCCGTTCGTCGTCGCGGCGAACTGCTTCCCCGAGGCGCCGGTCTACCCGGTGGAGGAGCTGCGCGCGGCGATGGACCTGTCGGGCTGGGTGCCCGTCATCCTGTGCGACGCGCGCGAACGCTCCTCCTGCCGGGATGTCCTGCTCGACCTGAGCACCTACCTGTTGGAGCTGGTGCCGAACACGATGCGGTAG
- a CDS encoding thaumatin family protein → MNADTQTIWAATNPNAQHPIPQTGWRLDPGQSVTFAVPQGWGGRVWGRTGCSFSASGTGHCLSGDCGGVFQCRGTAPPPATLAELTLDSFDGLDFYDVSLVDGSNLPMYINTSHRVGPDPVSQDGCYQGACTKPIVCPGPMQVKAAGQVVACTTPCAAFGTDAYCCTGSWSGRQNCDPAKWPVDYAKLVYKDAEPYAYSYAFDDSATMSCKGDCDYRIVFGTSSNR, encoded by the coding sequence GTGAACGCCGACACCCAGACCATCTGGGCCGCGACGAACCCGAACGCCCAGCACCCGATCCCGCAGACCGGCTGGCGCCTCGACCCGGGCCAGAGCGTCACGTTCGCGGTCCCGCAGGGCTGGGGCGGCCGGGTCTGGGGCCGTACCGGCTGCTCCTTCTCCGCCTCCGGCACCGGCCACTGTCTGAGCGGCGACTGCGGCGGCGTGTTCCAGTGCCGCGGCACCGCGCCCCCGCCGGCCACCCTCGCCGAGCTGACCCTGGACTCCTTCGACGGTCTGGACTTCTATGACGTGAGCCTGGTCGACGGCTCGAATCTGCCGATGTACATCAACACCAGCCACCGCGTCGGACCGGACCCGGTCTCCCAGGACGGCTGTTATCAGGGCGCGTGCACCAAGCCGATCGTGTGCCCGGGCCCCATGCAGGTGAAGGCGGCCGGGCAGGTCGTGGCGTGCACGACCCCGTGCGCGGCGTTCGGCACCGACGCCTACTGCTGCACCGGCTCGTGGTCCGGCCGCCAGAACTGCGATCCGGCGAAGTGGCCCGTCGACTACGCCAAGCTGGTGTACAAGGACGCTGAGCCCTACGCCTACTCGTACGCCTTCGACGACTCGGCGACCATGTCCTGCAAGGGCGACTGCGACTACCGCATCGTGTTCGGCACCAGCTCCAACAGGTAG